GTGCCCTGGCCGGACCAAGCGAACACCAGCTTCGGCGCCCGGTAGGTGCCGCCATGTTCCAGCCGGATTTCTCCCGGCTGGAGGAGTTCGCCGCCGCCGAGCACCGCGGAGTAGCTGCCGGCGCCCTCCGGAAGGCGTTCAACAAACCACTGCTGATTCCCGCTCCAGGCGACGTGCATGCCCCAGACCTCGCCGTGGCGGAAGCCAAATCCCGGCGTTCCCACCAGCATCAAATACGGCGAATCGGCCCCGGGCTTACCGCGGCGCACGGTCCGGCTGTGGCTTCCGTCCCGGACGGGTTGCCGCTGGGGTGAACGTTCCCTGGACCATTTTCCCGTGAGGTCAAGGATCTCGGTGGCCCTGGCAGGCAAAGGCAGCATCGTTCTGATCGAATTCAGCTCGAACGCGGGCCCATCTGTCAGGTGCGATGTCGAGGAGGATTCGACTTCCAACAGCCCCTCGGCGGTCAGCGTGTAGGTCGCCTCGATGTCCACGCCGCTCACAAGGTCCGTGAGCCCCAGCTCGAGACGACCTCCAGCGTCTCCGCCCTCGGTGTGGACGTGGTTCAACTGCAGTCTGGGAGTCGTCTGGGTTCCGCCGCGATGGCCCGCGATGGACGGGGTTCCAGACCAGCCCTCGTGCTCCGTCGGCCAGAGCGAGAGGACCCGCGGAGTGTCCGGGGCATTGTTCAGGACGGAGGTGCCCGCCGTGAGCCGTAGGGACTGTAGTGCCGGTCCGTCCATCTCGCCCAGGTCGGCTCCCCAGTGCAGGATGCGGGGAACCTGGCTGGCCAGGTCGATGGCTAGCGAGACGCCAGCGGCCCTCATATAGGCGATGTTCAAGGGGCTTTGCGGCATTGATAACCTCCAAATTAATTACTTGACAGAGTCAATTAATCATTATTATGCTCTTGTTGCAAGCGATGGTCACCACCAAATTCGCACCGAACGGCCGGTCCCGAAGCAAAAACTGGAAAGCTTTTACGGGCTTCCTCTCAAGATGAGAGTCATATCAATGTCGATATCAGTACAAAACAAGCCGAACATTTCGGACCCGCCTCCAAAGCGAAAAATTCGACGTCAATCGACATCGAGAATGCATTCCCCGGCACATCGCAACGACGGTCGTCTCGCCTGGATTCTGATTGCACCGGCCCTGGTGGGGTTCATCGTTTTTGCCGTGTATCCAACACTGCGTGGGATCTACCTGAGCTTCACGAATTTCCGTGTGCTCAGCCCGCCCAGTTGGACGGGACTGGACAACTTTGTCCGGTTGATCCACGACGACGTCTTCTGGGGCGCGTTGGGCGTCACCGTCTATTTTGTGGTCCTGTCTGTCGTGATAGGTATGACGTTCTCCCTGGTCACCGCCGTCATCCTGCACCGCCTGAACGCTTCGACTCTGGTGCGGGGGATGGTCATCCTGCCCTTCCTGATATCCGGCGTCGTTGCAGCCACGACCTGGTCCTGGATGCTGGACTCTCAGCTGGGCATCATCAACATGCTGATCGAAAAACTAACCGGCAGCCCGATACTTTTCCTTGGCTCACGGTCCTGGGCCATCCCGTCGATTGCGCTCATTAGCGTCTGGAAATCGATGGGCTACAACGCCATCATCATCTTTGCCGGACTGCAGACTATTCCGTCCACGGTTTACGAGGCAGGCCGCATCGATGGGGCCTCCGAGGTGAAGATGTTCCGGTACCTCACACTTCCGCTGCTGCGTCCGATCCTGGCGATGGTGCTGATTCTGAACGTCATCGGATCCTTCCAGGTCTTCGACATCGTCGCGGTCACCACAAAAGGCGGGCCGGCCAACGCGTCGAATGTGCTGCAGATGTATATCTACCAGAAGGCCTTCGGACAGTTCGACTTCGGCTACGCCTCCACCATGTCGCTGGCCCTGTTCGCGATGCTCATAGTGATCACCTTCCTGCAGATGCGCCTGACGCGGGCCAGCCAAACCGATACGAACTGACCGGGAGAGACCCACCATGATTACCAGCACCATTCGTCGGCGCCGCCCCTTTTCTGCGGGGCGCTTCACGTCCTGGGTCTATGTCGCCCTCATCCTGCTTATTACGGTGTTCCCGTTTTACTGGATGCTGCGCACGGCGTTCTCCAACAACCGTGCACTCGCCACGAACCCGGGATCGTTTCTGCCAGTCGATTTCACCCTGGGTGCTTTCCGCCGGGTTATTGGCCTTGCAACAGCCAGCGAATCTCTCGCGGAGGGCGGCTCCGGCGCCTCGCTCCAGCTTGGTCCGTACATTCTCAACTCAGTGATTTACGCAACTGTCTCCACCGTTTCCATCGTGTTTTTCTCAGCCCTGGCCGCCTACGCCTTTTCCCGGCTGCAGTGGCGGGGTCGGGA
This genomic window from Arthrobacter sp. 24S4-2 contains:
- a CDS encoding carbohydrate ABC transporter permease, whose product is MHSPAHRNDGRLAWILIAPALVGFIVFAVYPTLRGIYLSFTNFRVLSPPSWTGLDNFVRLIHDDVFWGALGVTVYFVVLSVVIGMTFSLVTAVILHRLNASTLVRGMVILPFLISGVVAATTWSWMLDSQLGIINMLIEKLTGSPILFLGSRSWAIPSIALISVWKSMGYNAIIIFAGLQTIPSTVYEAGRIDGASEVKMFRYLTLPLLRPILAMVLILNVIGSFQVFDIVAVTTKGGPANASNVLQMYIYQKAFGQFDFGYASTMSLALFAMLIVITFLQMRLTRASQTDTN